A single genomic interval of Stieleria maiorica harbors:
- a CDS encoding Hsp70 family protein: MGTRYCVGIDLGTTNSVVAYAPLSQDGKKTEPKLELLPIPQLISPGQIDSRPSLPSFLYLPREGEIESLKTPLVGDPGRGVAGVYARQQSAENPQRVVVAAKSWLCHGNVGRTEAVLPWQSPPEVPKVSAFDCTQRFLSHLVAAWHAAHPEAPLVDQQVVLTVPASFDPAARELTRQAAIEAGLPDHFVLLEEPQAAVYHWLGSNADDWRTQLGAGDVLLVVDVGGGTTDLTLVTVEENAGELQLQRLAVGNHLLLGGDNMDLALAHKVATRLQEQGHDLDPWQSVSLWHACRDAKEALLAVEGLAEHTISVLGRGSSLIGGTISTTLTADEAKALIVDGFFPQCGAQDRPARNTASGFQDIGLPYEADPAITKQVAAFLADHAEAFSAAESDDDSGRAGGLTHLLFNGGVFRSETLRGRMRDVVNGWCDSAPTVLSRQQDLDSAVALGAAYYGWSKHVGGIRIRGGTARSYYIGIETAGLAIPGAPRPLRALCVAPQGMEEGTEAAVPGNEIGLVVGQPARFRFFASSKRGDDTVGTQLDRWSPEELVESEPIELTLSRESDDDSNGGQPFVPVRFVSRVTELGMFELWCHSTRSDEQWKMEFNVRENR, encoded by the coding sequence ATGGGCACACGGTATTGCGTCGGCATCGACCTCGGAACAACCAACTCGGTGGTCGCCTATGCGCCGCTTTCGCAGGACGGCAAGAAGACCGAACCGAAGTTGGAATTGCTGCCGATCCCCCAGCTGATCTCGCCGGGGCAGATCGATTCACGTCCCTCGCTGCCATCGTTCCTGTACTTGCCTCGCGAGGGCGAAATCGAATCGCTCAAGACACCGCTGGTCGGTGATCCGGGGCGTGGGGTCGCTGGCGTCTATGCACGGCAACAATCGGCGGAGAATCCACAGCGGGTCGTCGTGGCCGCCAAGAGTTGGCTGTGCCACGGAAACGTCGGGCGAACCGAAGCGGTGCTGCCGTGGCAATCACCACCGGAAGTCCCCAAGGTGTCCGCGTTTGATTGCACCCAGCGGTTTTTGTCCCACCTGGTCGCCGCCTGGCATGCGGCCCATCCGGAAGCGCCTTTGGTCGATCAACAAGTCGTGCTGACCGTGCCGGCGTCCTTTGATCCTGCCGCCCGCGAGCTGACCCGCCAAGCCGCGATCGAAGCCGGTTTGCCGGACCACTTCGTGTTGTTGGAAGAACCCCAAGCGGCGGTCTACCACTGGTTGGGTTCCAACGCGGACGACTGGCGGACACAACTCGGCGCCGGCGACGTGCTGTTGGTCGTCGATGTCGGTGGCGGCACGACCGACCTGACCCTCGTCACCGTCGAAGAAAACGCGGGCGAATTGCAATTACAACGACTGGCCGTCGGCAACCACTTGTTGCTCGGCGGTGACAACATGGACCTGGCGCTAGCCCACAAGGTCGCCACCCGACTGCAGGAACAAGGCCACGACCTCGATCCCTGGCAAAGCGTTTCGCTGTGGCACGCCTGCCGGGATGCCAAAGAAGCATTGCTGGCCGTCGAAGGCCTCGCCGAACACACGATCTCGGTTCTCGGCCGCGGCAGCTCGCTGATCGGCGGCACGATCTCGACCACCCTGACCGCCGACGAAGCCAAGGCGTTGATCGTCGACGGTTTCTTTCCCCAGTGCGGCGCCCAGGATCGCCCGGCACGCAACACCGCATCGGGGTTTCAAGACATCGGACTGCCCTATGAAGCCGACCCGGCGATCACCAAGCAGGTCGCCGCGTTTCTGGCCGATCATGCCGAAGCGTTTTCTGCGGCCGAGAGCGATGACGATTCCGGCCGGGCAGGGGGCCTGACACATCTGTTGTTCAACGGCGGCGTGTTCCGCAGCGAAACGTTGCGGGGACGGATGCGGGATGTGGTCAACGGCTGGTGCGATTCCGCCCCGACGGTGCTGAGCCGACAACAAGACCTGGACTCGGCAGTCGCCCTCGGTGCCGCCTACTACGGCTGGTCAAAACACGTCGGCGGAATCCGCATCCGGGGCGGTACCGCGCGTTCGTACTACATCGGGATCGAAACGGCGGGGCTGGCCATCCCCGGTGCCCCGCGTCCGCTGCGCGCCCTCTGCGTCGCGCCGCAAGGCATGGAGGAAGGCACCGAGGCCGCCGTGCCGGGCAACGAAATCGGATTGGTCGTCGGCCAGCCCGCACGGTTTCGGTTCTTCGCGTCTTCCAAACGCGGCGACGATACCGTGGGAACTCAACTCGATCGCTGGTCGCCGGAGGAACTGGTCGAAAGCGAACCGATCGAACTGACACTCTCGCGCGAGTCCGATGACGATTCCAACGGTGGCCAACCGTTCGTGCCGGTCCGTTTCGTCAGCCGCGTGACCGAACTGGGCATGTTCGAACTGTGGTGCCATTCGACACGCAGCGACGAACAATGGAAGATGGAATTCAACGTTCGAGAGAATCGATAA
- a CDS encoding DUF2760 domain-containing protein has translation MSIGIALKAFFAALGNKDKATQIDRILRGQPSDVAAIEAKPQEQPAAVPVTRQPVTKQPEPPPRDSAVTLLATLQREARLVDLIQEDLSQYSDAQVGAAARPCLQQCGGVLQRVMGLKPLLDAAEGATVDVAPDASPTRYQWIGEGTATSGKLVHHGWQATQVELPTWTGDSADANVVAPAQVQAG, from the coding sequence ATGAGTATTGGAATCGCGTTGAAGGCTTTTTTCGCCGCGCTAGGGAACAAAGATAAAGCGACCCAGATCGATCGGATCCTCCGCGGTCAACCCTCCGACGTGGCGGCTATCGAAGCCAAACCGCAGGAACAACCTGCCGCGGTGCCCGTGACCAGGCAGCCCGTGACCAAGCAGCCCGAACCGCCACCACGCGACTCCGCGGTCACCCTGCTGGCGACGCTGCAACGCGAAGCCCGCTTGGTCGATTTGATCCAAGAAGACCTGAGCCAGTATTCCGACGCCCAGGTCGGCGCGGCCGCCCGGCCCTGCCTGCAACAGTGCGGCGGGGTACTGCAACGCGTGATGGGGCTCAAGCCACTGCTCGATGCGGCCGAAGGAGCCACCGTGGACGTCGCCCCTGACGCCTCGCCGACACGTTACCAATGGATCGGCGAAGGGACCGCAACTTCCGGGAAACTGGTTCACCACGGCTGGCAAGCGACCCAAGTGGAATTGCCGACCTGGACCGGCGACTCTGCCGATGCCAACGTCGTCGCCCCGGCACAGGTCCAAGCGGGTTAG
- a CDS encoding ThuA domain-containing protein, whose product MKSIIAFVLLISSAISFVPAHAQSKKIVLVAGKPSHPPRMHEFNAGVQLLSKCLADVPDVDVEFVLNGWPEDEAVFAEADAVVFFMDGGGKHEIVKEDGRRLKQIDQWVKRGVGLGFMHYGVEVLADQAGNEMKRWIGGHYEHQFSCNPMWEPAFTSFPEHPVTRGVEPFEIKDEWYFNMRFMADIEGNQSAQQADVEFVPILVAVPSVDVRDGPYVYPKGPYDHIQANAGRAEAMMWTVQRGDGGRGFGFTGGHFHDNWGNDNFRKVVLNALLWIAKADVPEGGVESSVTAEDLDANLDPKPARR is encoded by the coding sequence TTGAAATCGATCATTGCCTTCGTCCTGCTGATCAGCTCCGCAATTTCCTTCGTCCCCGCACACGCCCAGTCGAAGAAGATTGTCCTGGTCGCCGGCAAACCGTCCCACCCGCCACGGATGCACGAATTCAATGCCGGCGTTCAGCTGCTGTCCAAGTGTCTGGCCGACGTGCCGGACGTGGACGTGGAATTCGTGCTCAACGGTTGGCCGGAGGATGAAGCCGTGTTCGCCGAGGCCGATGCCGTGGTGTTCTTCATGGACGGTGGCGGCAAACACGAGATCGTCAAAGAGGACGGCCGCCGTTTGAAACAGATCGACCAGTGGGTCAAACGCGGCGTCGGGCTGGGGTTCATGCACTACGGCGTCGAAGTCCTGGCCGATCAGGCCGGCAACGAGATGAAACGTTGGATCGGCGGCCACTACGAACATCAGTTTTCGTGTAACCCGATGTGGGAGCCGGCATTCACGTCTTTTCCCGAGCATCCGGTGACACGAGGTGTCGAGCCGTTTGAGATCAAGGACGAGTGGTATTTCAACATGCGTTTCATGGCCGACATCGAGGGCAATCAATCCGCCCAGCAAGCGGATGTTGAATTCGTGCCGATCCTGGTCGCCGTCCCATCGGTCGATGTTCGTGACGGACCCTATGTCTATCCCAAGGGCCCGTACGACCACATCCAAGCGAACGCGGGACGCGCCGAAGCGATGATGTGGACCGTCCAGCGCGGCGACGGAGGTCGCGGGTTCGGTTTCACCGGCGGCCACTTCCACGACAACTGGGGAAACGACAATTTTCGCAAAGTCGTGCTCAATGCCCTGCTGTGGATCGCCAAGGCCGACGTGCCCGAGGGCGGCGTCGAGTCATCGGTGACGGCCGAAGACCTGGACGCCAATCTGGACCCCAAACCGGCCCGGCGCTGA